The genome window GACGTCGCAAAGGACTTGTGGAGATTGAATTATGATTGCTAACCTGACAGAATATCAAAAGGCTCAGGAAGAGATTCGTCACCTTGAAGAACGATTGACACGGTTACAGAAAGGCCATTCGATTGGCTCTAAAGGGTTCACTAAGGCAGGTATCCGCAAGATGATTGCACGCCTACATGAAGAATTAGCAGTGTATGAAGGTCGTGAAGAAGTAGGCCATTCAGATTCATAATCATACTCAATTTTGTCAGCATAGAGAATAAATGTCCCGAGTGTCAACAAATTCCCCAAAAGATGCTCTTCATCATGCTATTATCAATCGAGTATCAGAAGCAACTGTTTCAAAGTTGCATAAGAGAGGTTTGCTTGCCCTGTATCTCGGGGGCACTTTTTTGACTTCTGACCGACTATCTTCCAGCGATATAGATCTGCTTGGAATAGTAGCGAAGACGTTTGATTTTTGTGAAGAAGACCATCTCAATAGCTATTTCGATGAGTCTGTTGAACCTGAAGTTGGTATCAAATCTTGCTTTAGAGGGATTACCATTTCCGAACTCAAAGGAGGCATTCAAAAGGGCAATGCAACATCTTGGATTCCAATCCGCATAATGATAAAACGATTACCATTCTATATGCATTTATGGGGCATAAAATTCAATTTTACTACTTTTCCCATCAAGCCCTATCCTCCAAAAGAGGAAGCAAGCATCCATTTCATTGGCATCAAGCGCAGTATTAACAGCATCCGTCGCAAAAATGGGAAGCTCAGACTTTCCCCACAAGCATTTGCCAAACAGGTGTTGCATCTGGCATTCGTAGAGGCAGAAGTAGCGTATGGATTTAAATTCACACCATCATACGAAGGGCTTATTGATCATCTAAAAGATCGAAAAGATCATTTTGCTCATAGAGCGTTAGAGATCCGCAAATCCGAAGCAATTTCAACTGAAGAGTATCTGGCGTTTTGTGATCAAGTAGAAAGGTACATATCAAATTTAAAAAAATTAAAAATAAGGAAGTATGATGGCCGAAATGATGAATAATCAAAAGAACCAGAAATCTCAAAGTGTTCAGTTCTCAACCCGTGCTGAGGCGTATGATCGCCTGCAACCAGTTCGGATTGAGATGTTTGATTTTTATCACAGTCTGGCTATGGATTTTATTCCGTTTGATGAGCAGACGGAATTTCGGATGCTCGATTTGGGATGTGGAACGGGTATATTTCTCAATTGTGTTTTGATGAAATATCCGAAAGCAACGTGTGTGGCGATTGATTTTTCAGATGAGATGATGAGATTTGCAGCTCGGAAGATGGGCACGCATTCAGATCGCGTAGCATTTCTTCAGAGAGATCTCAATGAGGGGCTGCCAGAAGGTTTGGGATCCTTTCAGTTCGTTGCATCGTTTTCGACTATCCATCATCTTACAGATGAGAATAAGGCCCGCCTGTTCGGGCAGATTTATGATGCGCTTGAGACAGGTGG of Gemmatimonadota bacterium contains these proteins:
- a CDS encoding class I SAM-dependent methyltransferase, encoding MAEMMNNQKNQKSQSVQFSTRAEAYDRLQPVRIEMFDFYHSLAMDFIPFDEQTEFRMLDLGCGTGIFLNCVLMKYPKATCVAIDFSDEMMRFAARKMGTHSDRVAFLQRDLNEGLPEGLGSFQFVASFSTIHHLTDENKARLFGQIYDALETGGWFFLIDAMSTRFDDDIYELGRRRLNLRREERFEESGIDIEEANRVREIIEQVDEDSPERDRISRFSFQVEWLKEAGFRSVDYIWHLWMEHFIICRKSTTHG